In Rhipicephalus sanguineus isolate Rsan-2018 chromosome 1, BIME_Rsan_1.4, whole genome shotgun sequence, the DNA window AAACTGCAAGCGTGACCAAAAACTACTACTaaaagtaaaaatgaaaaaaaaagaaacaagcaaacatgCACTTGTAGCTTTTGCAAGCATATACGCGACAAGTATAACAATATATTTAGAAACATGCAGCGATTTCACAAGTCAGAATGTTAGTACGTGCTTCGTTACCCCCCATATGCTGCAGTCTGGCCTTCCTCTCGTTATCCCGATGAGGTGGCCCATCCGCCtccatttttcgaatacttctgCTTCCCTTATCTTTTATCTTAGACACACGTTTATGCTACTCCCCTATAGagggcttgcactgacgtcactgaaacagccacgttggagcaccaacatggtgggacgcgaactttgtgatgtcacgttagtgttatcagcacatcgcatgctggttccttcgctATTCATGCACATAGGACCAATAGCGTTCCAGCGACGCCGTTATCACACCGAAGCGGGTTAATCGTCGCGTGATtttactgccttgacgtcatttaagccgccatgttggagccatgttgtgcgtcaattacgtcacgtgcaagctatcaattaGAAGTAGGATGGAGTGAGCTCCATAAACGCTGCTAAGGCTAGCAGTTCAGATAAGCCCTCTTTGTCGAGTAGTTCGCTCCGAAGACATACCTAGCATCTCGGTCATTGCAACCTTTCTCTTACTTTGAGCCACCGCTGCCTTGtttacaaaagtaaaaaaaaaaaagctgcttcaGACATACTGTTTTTTTACTTAATGTAAACACGAAACCGGGCATATTATGAGCGCCGGGAACTGTTTAGGATACTGGGGGCGAAACGCGCGTGCTGTGCCCCTCAAATCAGCTGGGAGCTTTAGTGCGAAACACCGGCATATCAAAGGTATTCCTGTAAGTCACATGAGTATTAAAgcgtccctgcaacactttttcagcatggtcagaaaacgctgccgatcggtagtcgaggctcctgaggacACGCGAGCGAAACATTATGGCGCAGCACACAGCCTGGAATTTAGAATTTTTTCACaacgtcagctagaaatcgttccctcttctttctacaaatgatgccatacacccaaagtcacggccattggctgattttagCGTCGTGATGTCCATAATTTTCGAGGCGggcgcgggaggccgccacgtgcccgcgcccGCGATCACACCGAAAGTAAGCCGCGCAgtcgaagaaagaaaagaagagaaaaagtgctcaaggtcctgaCGCCAgcttgacgtaacttctttcccccgtgccatcctttCCTGCTGAACTTCCATCGCACTCGTCGGGAcgggagaagagagaaagcaattacagcgggCGTCTGTAACTGTGCTCGTACttggcggattctaaaaatttctgcGGCGATCGAttatggttacttggaaaagtgttgcagggcccctttaagggactGGCGACATGACGCGTTGCATCGGCATTGCTACATTGAGCGGGAACGTGATTCGCTTTGTATTTTCAGCCCGTGTCTGGTTTCACTTACATCAGCATCGGCGTATATACGAATATCGGGAAGGTGGCATGCATAGGAGCAGTCGTTGTAACTGTTGCAGCAATGTTGTTGTACGCTTAGAGCAATATCCTGTAATTACACACGAGATCCAGGCAAATGACTGCTTCTTCAAGACAGCCTCTTACATCTACAATAATCACAATGAGTAGATTGATATAGCGCTAATGCGGAGTGTCCACCTATTTTTCGGTCCCTGTTTAGCCTCTTCAAGCGAATATCGGTCGTTCGTGGGACGTTGCTAACAGATTTTTATAAGGCGCCTTTTTTGTCAATGTAACGCATTTGAAGCAGACAGATTTACAGTACGAAGTAGGTCAATTCACGAAATGGGGAAAATTAATAGGCGGGCTATATTTTTATTCAGACATCTTTAAGCAAACTTTTCTGTTGGTTTGCTTGGACAGCTTGTCTATATATTTTTTTAGCGCGTTCTGAAATGTGTCGCGTGCCCGTAGTTCCCCCAATTATGAAAACACTCAGTGAAAATAAAGTTCCATATGTTTCAACCCCTCATTTCCAAGTGTGACGCCAGCGAGTGTGACACAATTGTAGTCCTTGCATCCCTTGTAGCAGTGGGATGCTGCACGGGACTAAATTCATTCGATGTACGTAACAGATATTTACGGTATGCAAACTGAGACCTCGCTCCACAAAtgtcactgtcgtatcgtgggagcAATGCGAGTCACCCAAACATGCACACGATGTGTAATACTGTGTGAGAACCACGACGGCGAAAATGTGCCACGCAAGTATtgtcctaaaaaaaaagaaaagagaacgcACATTGCGATCTTTTTATTGACCATCCTTACACACGTATAGTAGCTGTGCGCAAAGTCACAAATATTACACAGCAGTGCAATGATATGTGGGAATGTAGTGTGATTTGGCATGAGcacgtaacgtttattagaaaAACAACAGGTGACAAAAAAATTATACATCACTCTTGCAGGGCTTTAGTTTCATACACACACATTAGCGCGTGCTTGCGTAGCGTCTGAGGCAGAGTCTTTTCACCATTTATAGTAGGACTTTCCGTAGCCGCCAGACCCTCCGTAGCCCCCACTGTAACCTCTACTGTATCCACCACCGTAGCCTCCGCTGCTGTACGACCTTCCACCTCCGTAATAACTTTTCCCGTAGCCGCTTCCTCCGTATCCACCGCCGCCATATCCGCCACTGCCATATCCGCCACTGCCATATCTGCCACCGCCGTATCCACCACCGCCGTAGCCACCGCTACCATATCCACCACTGCCGTATCTTCCGCTCCCATAGCTGACGCTTCTTGAGTAGGACTTGCCATATCCACCACCGCCGTAGCTTCTGGATTCGCCGTCGTATCCTCCTCCGTATGATCGGTAGCTACCGCCGGACCCGTATCCGCCGCCACCGTAGCCACCTCCTCCGCTTCGGTAGCCGCTGGTGTAACCACCATATCTGCCGTAATCACCTCCACCGCCTCCGTAGCCACCGCCACCAGAGTAGTACCTCGTGGTGGCGTATCCACCGCCGTGTCCACCACCACCGTATCCACCGCTGCCGTATCCACCACCACCGTATCCACCGCTGCCGTAGCCACCGCCGCCATAGACACGACGACGCACCACGTACCCGGAGAGAGCCGGCCCAACGCAGACAGCAATCACGAGCCAGGCGAGCGCCTATGGGAGACGAGATCGAAATAGCGCTTCAGCTTATAGCCAACGACCGACACTGCAAtcacttctctctttcttttcttttttttttgtctaccatAGCAGAAGGTGAATTCGTGCTGTTACACTCATCTTGCCCAGTAATTATTGAGGTTTGGAGTAAAACAGAAAATTTATAGGGTCCCCAGTACGCCGTCTCACGACCAGTTCCACTCCCGTGTGGAGCAgcctctaatttttttttcttattatggCTGAGCGTGTGAAGTGGCAAGAGGAGCTGTTTCATTGGCCAGGATAAATCATTTAGTAGAAAAGAGCAACTTTTCACTTAAGGTGATTGCTGGAAGCTTAATGCGCGGCATGTCGATACAGTCTGATCTCTTCTATTCCGAACTTTGCTTTATTAAAGATAGAGTATGATGTTGTTGACTGAATGCGGATTCAACCATGCCACGGTGTGCATTCCATTGCCGCGCCCGGGTACCTCCTTTCGGGGAATTCGGGCAACTTGTGCATCCTTTAAGAACGCCTACGTAGACTGGCGAACAAGACACGGCGCCAGGCCTCTCACTACTAGCCCCAACGGCCTGAGATGAGTGTCGATCCCTAACAATCACAGGCTATGTTTCtatcataaaaaaaaattcaggagtaTACTCGAGACACCTGCCTCCTGAATGTCCAGTGCGCCTACGTGGTAACATCATACCATTCACTCTGTCTTGTGGCGAGCCTAAACGCTGGATTGCATCGAATaaacattttcaaaaaaactTGTATTGCCTGTGAGCGAAGCCAACCTAATTCTGCGTCCTCAAACCATGGGGACTACGCTCCTTGACTCATTCTCTTGTCATCCGCCACAATAACCTGAGCGGTAATGAGCCTTCCACTTGAGCAGATGAGTTTGACTAAGagataactaactaactaactaactaactaactaactaactaactaactaactaactaactaactaactaactaactaactaactaactaactaactaactaactaactaactaactaactaactaactaactaactactaactaactaactaactaactaactaactaactaactaactaactaactaatatACCCGACTGTTAACTACATAATGCTGCCTCGAAAATcccgacctagaagcaacctagaaagagcctgcatcacctagctaaggcctagaaacaacctacaaGGAACCAGATGAGTCCTCAGAATCggccagtttcgctgtttcaagccttgcgcgacttacttCAAGCTTCACGAAATTTTTGTCTACGCTTGCATGTTTTAGTCCGGGATGATCAATTCAGCATTATCGGAAGACAGATGTTTGTGGAAGCATATAAAAAATTGCCCTCCTATATTTACAATTACTCCTTGGTTCACGTGAGAAGCATAGGTGGTGGGAATTAAACCCAAGTGTCCCAGTATAGCGTGCTTAATATTTATATTAGATCTTCGGGGCGTAAAACTGCGTGGTTAATTTTAATAGTACATATACACTATAGCACACGGAATACAATGGGTCCTTGACTGCCCATGATCCTTTCATTATTTTGCGTGTTATTGTTTTGCAGATTATTCTTCGAGGGAACACGATTTAAAGCCCAGATAAACTGCCGTCAGATGATTACGTAAGACCAAAATATGTGAAACGAAGCATAGAGTTTCTCGAGGAAGCAGGTATTCCTCTAAAAGGTAGGTTTGTTTATGTTATTTCTAAAGCTTTTTTGTTTAGTTTAAAAATCTACAGGAACTGAAGATGCCCTTAGTGACAAAGGCAAAGCGGGCCAGTTTGCGTGCACTCTTAGTGAAAGGGATGTCTCTATGTATGTGTTTTGAGTTAAAGGTCACCCGAGTTCTTCAATGGTAGCTAACCAAATATATATAGAGGAACATGCTCTAACAATTCACTACGTGGATACTACAGCAGCTGAAGAACCGCAACATCACGTGTTTTCACATCAACGTGCGATATACGGTAGCAGTCCTTGGTTGGACCCAAATGTTCATTTATACCAGAAGTCCCTGCATTGATTGAAGATACAGAGATACGAAGACAAAAacgaaaaggaaaggaaagaacaCTCAATGAACCTCTTGTGCTATTTCATGCAAGACCATGCGCTATATTTTGTCTATTTGGAATAGAATGAAGCACAGTGTAAAACATTAAACTCTGTGAACGCCATCCATTCCCATGACGCCCTACACATTGCATACAGAGTCATCTTACACATGCACTGTGGAAAAGCAAATAAATGTGCGTTTGTGTCTCGACAATAAACGCACTCTCTAGATGATGATTTATAATGACGTCGATAGAAAAGTACGTATGGCCCGTAAATTACTACTTACACGAAGCCGCCGCCTCAACTTGACCCGTTTCTCTTCGCATCACGAAACTTCTCTGTGGAGACATATATTCGCAGAGAAGAGCTACGTAATTCATGTTAATGTTCCTTCTTATAATTGTCATACATAGCAAAGTCCACGTCGTCAAACGCGATATTAGGTGCGACCCCGTAAATTGCATTTCGCGGGCAAGAAATGTTCCAAACAACGTATTGGTAACGAGCAAATTTATTTACAAATAATTTTCGAATACAGTTTTTtgttttatctatttttttctccGACATTTCTTACGCGAGACAACATTAAGCCATCGCGAATCTTGAGTGGTTTGGCAGAATTAGCATCTGAGGCCCTTAACATCCATCCAAGCGTCAGGCTGTGCACACATGCGCTTGGACGACTCAAATGTATCaaggaagcgtatttaaggaaATCATCCGTACATGAGATCCTTTTGGACACGCATTGGTCAGCAGATATGCGTCTCGAAAAGGACAGGAGTCGTATAGCGCCGAAAGAAACTCTTACCTGGCCACCCATTCTCATTGTTTGTGTCGTCGCTGGTACGGAATTTGCACAAGTGCACGAGAGCGCGTCCCAAGTGACAACAGGCCCGCTCAGCGTTTGGCTGAAGCTTTTTATGCGGCTTCCGTGGCCTTCGAGCTGTGTGCTTGCCTCACTGCCAGACGCATTCGTTACTATGCAGAGATATCGACTCGCGCCGATTGCCCGCCTGTCCCCAGCCCTGGTGGATAACCTTCCTGCCAACGCACCTAACGTCCTCGCTTCCCGGTGTAGTTACGTGCACCGCTCTATCGCTCCGCAGGGAAGTGATCGCACAGCTTCTGCAAGACCGAATGCTGTGCGAAGATTGGTCCGCTCTAGTAGTATACTACATGTGGCTACCACGCCCATATAGCCACTTTCGCAGGCACTCGATATCTATCGATTCACGAATGTCCAAATGTGTGAGTGGGTGCGCAGTAAAAAAGCGACCGGTTTCACTCACAGAATGAGAACGCCCTTTAGTTTTCAGCCGGGCCGTTTTAACCATTTCTCTCGACACGGTAGCTTAAACTTTAGGAAGCGCAGGGAATGATGTGAGACGCGAAAACGTGCGGGCTTACAGCGGCACCTCGAGAGTACGCGAACCCAGCCGTCCGTATGTGTACATATTGGTTAGGACTTAGAAATGCAGTGAACTGAGTGACTTGATGGGCGAAGTCGGCATTGGTTTAAGACGACGGAAGTCGCAAGGAACTTGGAAAGTTCCTTCACGGGACATAGGATAGCTCTATCGGATAATCCCTGTGCCAACGTGATCAAGATGAGTCGATTAGGACAATTTTGAAACATCAAGCAGGTGAAAGCCCAGTCGAGCGATTCTGAAGAACTTCGCAGTGATACGTGCGCAGTTAAGGCTCACTCTGAAGCGAGTCGTATTGCCGTGGTCTTCCCTCAACTGCACGCTTCTTCCGGCCGCCGCACGAACCTTTCGGCCACTTGTCTCTCCTCCAAAAAGGCGCGCGCTCGAAGGGGCCTGCCGCGGTGGCTAATTAGCCCAGGTACGGTAACGAACAATGACGCAGCGATTTACGAACGTGAGCGGCAATGATTCCGCGCGCAGGCAGCGTCGTCGCAAATTGCCGCTTCCCTTTCGAAAGCGGGTCGTGACTGCTCGCGTTCGCTTGGCGTCGCGTGTTTGTTTTTGTCGCCACTGTTGTCCCTGCGGCGGCAGTTGTTTATTCCAGACACTTCGCCGTCTGTGGGAAGAACGCCGTCCGCAAGCGCGTCGCGCCTGGTAGGTAGTAGCTTCAGCGAGGCGAGGCCGTTAGCGTGGTGCCTTTTGCGTCCTTGAAGTTCAAGCATTGGATCTCCGTGCAGAATTGTTGGGGCGTTTAACGCCGTGTCCGACGCCTGGTCCTACGTGCATTCCTGTTTTTCTCAAGCCGGTGCCAGAGCAAGTTTGTAGCTGGGTCCGCCCACGATAAGTGTGCGAACGGCTGCGGTGTTCGATGCGGCATCGTGTGGTTATGCATCGATAAGGATCAGCGTCCAGCGCAAAGCGCCAGCTCACTTCTACATGTAACAGGAATAGGCGTTGTAGATCAACGGGCGGCGATAGCAGCTGCTTTGTGTGAACAAGGCAGAACACGTTGACTAAGTGATAAGGAAGGCAAAATTTTAAGCGTCGCTTCTGTCAATTTAGAAATTTTTGCAGAAAGTTATGCCCATGGTTTATTTGCTAAATATTTGTGACTTGCCTAGCAGCAATATGTCGTGCTTGTGTATACAGCGCTCGAAGCAGTGTTTCTTGCTATCCCACACAACAGGTCTACTGCGTTCACGCGTAGCGCGACACTATATGTACTACCTTCATCAGTCACGTATTTATAACGTCTTGTTTACACCATTGGTACTTTCTCCTGTGACACAAACGTTATCCGAAGCTTAATGATagtaatatgtggggttttacgtgccaaaaccatgatatgattatgagagacgccgttgtggagggctccggaaatttcgatcacctggggttctttaacgtgctcctaaatctaagtacacgggcctcaaacattttcgcctccatcgaaaatgcagccgtcgcggccgggattcgatcccgcgaccttcgggtcagcagtcgagcgccataaccactagaccaccgtggcgggacgttATCCGAAGCTTCCGTCTCCTGCAAAATGTGAGGCTTCAGCATTATTTATTCACGTCTATTCCATCAACACTCAAGTTTCGATATGTTGGCAATTAGTTCTCTGTTGAAGTCATACTTCCTGAGCCTCACATAATTTCTTGTATATTTCTTACGCAGAAATATTTCAGGCCCGCATAATGAAAAAATCCGTGAATAGGAGGTTTGTACTTGAGGCTCGAACACACACACCCTGTTTACGGacttttttcatcgcaagcttccatcttccccttcctgccgttttttggaggCCCCCATAATGTAACTTCCAAGTCAAAATCAGTCGCCGTTGTCATCTTGTTGATGTAGTGATTGCGTCTCATCGTTACATGCTCAAGCACTCTAAACACCTCGATTGTTTTCTGAAGATCTATAGCACCTACCTGGCGACGTCCGCGTCCTTGCCTGTTCCTTCGATGCAATATTATCTTCCAGTAGATACCGTCCCATGTCGTTATCCCTGGGAATGAACGAGTGAACGATATATTGCAAAAGAAGTGCTCTCAAGGCTACCAAATGTGACAGAATAAATCAGCCACCCGTCTCCCAGAAAAGGTATTCGTTATAACTTTCGGTTGATCTGGGCCCCGCAACAGGAGTCGCATCCAGTGAAGGGGCTTAAGGGATCGGCAACAGCTCCGATTAATACAACAAGAATAGCATCAACATGCACCCCTGCATGTTGATGCACCGAATGTGGAGAAATCAGCGAAGTGGAACAGGTAATTGGGTTCCGCCAGAGCTTTAATCTGGAAAGGACTTCTCTTATAGACAGCCTACATAAAAATAGGATTTCCGAAAGCGTGTATGCAGCACACAATGTCTCTGGAAGGACCGAGAATAGTGTGCAAGGAGGTATCACGCATTCTACTCGAATATGTACGCGACACAATGTTTATagacatattaacgcgatagtattaaagagcttgtttcgcagaaattccggtgtcggcggcgttggcgtctttggttgtgagcgaaaaaacagCGTTATCCTTGAGccaaaattcgaggtagatgcaaataaagaaaatcttcggttcgagtggatcggggattcgaaccatcgacccctcgctccgtggcccgatgcgtttagccgctgcgccaccacgcatacatctgCAAGGacattaacggcgagctatttatatacaccatttagcgttggtgttACGCACATCTCGGCGGTTCTTCAGCGGCGTGAGAGTAAACCCGCGAGTTGACGCACAGGGCCAACAGGCGCGCTTTCCGTGTtctgtcgcgccgcatgcatggacaTTGGCGCCGGAGGGCATGCGCACTTtcactttccttgcggcacggtttaggcgtcgaccaagaagcgaagccagactagcgattgggaaggcgatacgagcaCGGTcctattacgctatcgcgttctactcttgagagcaaagctcaagcgtcctccaagtttttgcagAAAATCTCACGAACAGTGAAAGAGACGAACAGGCGGAGCAATAGTCTGCAGTAAACAcctaaaccaaccaaccaacctcacACCTGGTCGTCTCGAAATACATTTCTCATTATTCGTTTCGTCCCATAGGATAGCTTCGCAAGCTTGGATTCTTCGTTCGAATAATTTTTGTTCCTCCACAGTAACATCCCTCGCACTGCCATATTTCTCCTGGGCGCTTGGATTCACTCGTCGTGTTCTTCTAGCACATAATTCCCTGGCGCAATACTCGTTCCGATGTATCTAAGTTCTGTTTTTTTATAAACATCAATATAAATGCGGTTGACAGGCGTACAACAACGAGAATTTATGGCGGAATTAATTGCGAGATTGGCAGGCTTCTTGAGCGCATGACTGTTTTATGCGTGACACATGAGTCAGCTGGGCCAAACTGCGTGCAAGTGTCGGCGTCACGGCCTCCGTTTTTCTTGTGCTCTTTTTAAACTCGCAACTTGCTTTTATTCATCCAAGAAAACCCAAAAGCTTTTGTATTTTAATTAATTCTTGGTTTATGGATTAAATGCTGGTAATTAACTCTGGGTTGGGATATCCGAGAACTACGAGAAAAAAGCAAATAATTTAAGCAAGACAGAGAGCAATAAACTTTATTGTGTGACCAGGCTTGAGCCCAAAGGTGGGTGGTcgcctcagtccaggtagccatggctcgctgctgccgccggagccctgtccaccaacaaTATTTTTAACGTTGCTTATGACTGTCTCGTAAGTACTGAAACACCTTATAGGACATAATGTGTAGACATTGAGAAGTGTGGCTCGTTCGGGCCCCAGCAACGAGACTCTAGTTCATTGCGATTACTGCTGAGCAGGGATGAAGTGCCGAAAAAGGCAAGAATCATGCAGACAGCATTACCAGCCCATACAGTTCTTGTGTTTAAATATCTGCAGTCTACTCACACTGTCTTCTAGAAAAGATTTGTTTAATCAAGTGTAATTGTTGAAGGCTCACGACGTGTGCTCTCGACTTGCATGTGCGTCATACGCGGTGATTCATCAGGCACTCTGGAATTTTTACAACTTTATCCTCTTCCTTAAACGACCCCGCACTCGGCGCCATGATGATTTTTTGTCAGAGTTATATGACAGCCGAGCTTTCGACAACTGCGGCTATGATGAGACGATCACGCACCTCCTCTATGACAGCGCTGTTTAGAGTGTGGCCAGAAACACGCCCTCGCCAGCGGATGAGAAATGCGATGATCGCCTCCTTGATGGAGGTGAGGATAGAATGAAACGCGTGTTAAACACGGAAGAATTATAAACCAATGTTGTCGGTAGTGCGTTACCTTTTTTAAGGTAACTTAGTAGAGCGCCCGGTACCACATCGAAACTGTAACGAGTTAAGTGGCTACGTGAACATTTTTCGGTAGTGTGAAAGGTCACGTAATTAGCCAGTTATGATTCCAGTTATCACTTCCCTACCTTAGATGCGTAATTGGAACGAAAATTCAGGATAGCATGTAATTAAAGTTACCGTAGTACGTAATTTCAAATGGACAAAGCAAAACatgtcatccgcttgcttcagacagcggtcttgtggtgcggagcttgctcccgctgcattatcaaagcgcatcaatgcctacggagtcatcgtggaaaattccttcgtggtcaataatcacttttgtgcctgggttcaagaacaagagacgtacgcccggaccagcactaacatatttcaccctacagcacgtggaaaataattacagggctcaccgtcatatttacactgatggctctgttacacctacatcgtctgcaattggtgtctggattccatctgccaatgtcaccatctctgccactcttagtcaccgtacttcatctacagcgactgaactggctgcactacgggctgcttttaattacattgtagatcagacagctgagtcttgggtcatcttcaccgactcaagagcggcgctgcagtctctgaagtctccacgcacgcaagaccaactcgtcatggacatcaaatatctatgcaccaaagcctgtgacctccatcaccgcattgctctgcagtggatacctgcccactgtggaatacaaggcaacgtccaggctgatgacgctgccaaagctggacatgacgcctcgagagaaatcatcgcgatacctttctcgagaaaagatgccgcgacaatcgtatcggcacacgcttggcgcttccagcgatccctctggacagatgct includes these proteins:
- the LOC119394663 gene encoding uncharacterized protein LOC119394663, with translation MRMGGQALAWLVIAVCVGPALSGYVVRRRVYGGGGYGSGGYGGGGYGSGGYGGGGHGGGYATTRYYSGGGGYGGGGGDYGRYGGYTSGYRSGGGGYGGGGYGSGGSYRSYGGGYDGESRSYGGGGYGKSYSRSVSYGSGRYGSGGYGSGGYGGGGYGGGRYGSGGYGSGGYGGGGYGGSGYGKSYYGGGRSYSSGGYGGGYSRGYSGGYGGSGGYGKSYYKW